In Lactuca sativa cultivar Salinas chromosome 5, Lsat_Salinas_v11, whole genome shotgun sequence, the DNA window aataaattttttttgaaaggtTTCACCATTTGTTCCCCGTTTTACTCCAAATTTTGAAACTGGGCCTTACGGGGATTGTTTTGGCttaaaaatcaagtttttttttggaaaaatctCATTTTTGATGTGCAGGCATGCCCCGTGGCCTGCGTGGCTTGTAGGCTTAAGGTTTGCGCGGCCCGCGTAGCTCACTGATCCATTATAGTTCAGCACCAGCGGCTAGCCCGCGGCCCGAGCCTTGCCCGCGTGAAAGATCAGAAGGTTCAGAGGTTTTCACAGCAACTAGACGCGGCCAACCCGCGACCCGCGCCCTGCCCGCGTGAATGTTCGAAGCAACTTGGAAACTTTTGGAGCAAACAGTGACCGCGGCCAGCCCGCGGCCCGAGTGGCTCAACTAAATGTGAAACTAAATGTGATTCAATTGTGAAACTAAATGTAAATTCTGGTCGAGCAGTGGCTCAACTAGAATATGCTAGtgtagttggaagcatgatgtATGTTACTCACTGCACTCGACCTGACATCGTATTCCATGTAAGCAAACTGAGTGAGTATACTGTTAATCCACGGACATAGCACTAGAAGGCAGTGGGTAGAGTACTAGGATACCTTAAAAGGACAAGTACTTTTGAGTTGACGTATTCACCATCTAACAGAATACTTGAAGGTTATTCTGATGCTAGCTGGATAGATCACATCAGTGATTCAAAATCAACAAGTGATTAGATTTATACTCTAGCTGGTGGTGCAATTTCTTAGGCGAGCAAGAAATAGACATGGATAGCTCATTCAACGATGGAAGTGAAGCTAATTGCCTTAGCATCGATGGGAAAATAGGCAGAGTGGATTCGAGATCTACTTATGGATATCCGTTTGTGGGATATTCCAATCCCTTCAATACCCATGTACTGTGACAGTGAGGCCACACTGTCTAAAGTATATAATGCGGTATATAATGGGAAGTCAATACATGTAGGTCTGAGACACAATTTTGTGAGAcaactaattgaaaatgttaccATCAAGGTTGTCTATGTCAAGATAAGTAGGAACTTGGCAAATCCGTTTACCAAACCTCTGACGAGAGATTTGGTTACATCTACCACAAGAGTCATGGGTCTAAAACCATAATAGAATTGCTTAGTGATGGAAACCCAACTTGGTATCAATGCTCCTAATTCTCAAGTTTAAAGGGTAACAACAAAGTCACTAACGATAGAAGGTACTATCATTAATGATAGATCCATGTGAGGTAGGATAGTACGTCATTGCCGAGAACAAGGTTGAGTTACAACTCCTAACAAAGTTTTGGAGACATCTAAGCAACGAAGATATTGTAAAACTTTGCCTATAGATCTAGAGGTGGCGCCGCCTTAAGTGACGATTAGTGGTTTATCTTCTAAAGGTTCATGAAAAGGGTTTATAGTGCATGTCCATATTAGCGCTCAGGAAGAACGCAAAGACAAATTGTGATGTGTAGGGGTAAATCGGAGAGGTCATTAAGGTTCGTGGTTTAAATCTATAAGGATACCATCGAATCGGTCTCTTCTTGTTTGTTCTtattaaactagggtttaatctTTGTGAGACCTAAGTGACATCATTTGTATGAGTGAAAGGAAACTTTCCAACTTGGTGGGTGATTGTtggaactttatatatatatatatatatatatatatatatatatatatatacaggaaTTGCAAGTTGCTTATTTCCTTTGTATCCCACAATGGTGGGAGGAAGAAACCTTTTTGGGTTTATAAGTTTATTCCCTTGACAGGTCATCAAAGGCTTTAGTGGATCAAAGGAATGGGCCAAGCCCACGTGCACGCCtagcctagcctagcactagcagaCGTTGCAAGTGTGCGAAACGGTGCGATTTAGGTGCAGTTTGCACTCCGCATGAAGCATTGGTCGCTGGGAGCTGAGGAGATTTTATTTTTGACGAGCTCGGGTCAAGACGGTTTGACCGATCCGGTCAAATGGTTGGTCGTCATTGACTTTATGGAGGACAAGTCGGAATATTCTGGAAGGCCCAAAAAACAAGCAAGCTGTCGCCCTAGGGTTTCTAGGGATCGGCCTATGAGGGCCCGTTTCATGCATTCTAGGGTTTCGATACCTATAAATACAGGTCCCTAGGTACCGTATTAGACACTCACGAAAATTTAAGCTCTCCTCCTCTCTCTGCGATTTTTTCTTCCAGTTTCCGAGTATTCACTTTGCGTTTATCATTTTCTAGTGTTGTTGGAAAATCGATAGATCTGCATTAAATCCTGGGGTTTTACTATGTTGCTTACAACCAATATAAGCGAATTAAAAACCTTTAAGGACATGATTCTAATCCGTGCAGTTATTGAAAATTCAAGATCAGCCGTCAACATGTCGGTTTTACATTATTGTATTGCTTTTAATTTCGTCCAATAACAGGATACTCTCCTTCTACCTTTCTTATAATCAGATCTAATCGAGAATGATTAATCTGGTTTCTGGACGAAACTtggtaatcatattaataataatttgATCTATTATTCGCAACTAATCGATATATAATTTTCAATATCATTTATCGGTTTCCTTGCAGGTCTATTGGTTTGACTTACAACACTTGGTTTGACGAATTCATACTAAAAATTTGGTCTGAAATGTGTATAGATCATACCGTGGATCTGCAAATCACGAAACACGTATTCCAGATTTTTTGTGTGGATGACCCATATATATACCGTTGGGCTACAGTAAGCCGGTTTTTGGGTTCTAAATGAACCATTCTGAATGGACCAAATTGTTAGTTTTCcgaaagagaaaaaaaattgattatatttaattaaaaaaacaaaaaaaattgtttgattacTCAATTTTTACGACACTGTTGACTAGTTTGTGCTATTTATAATCGGGAATAGTCTTAATGTATCTGCACACTTCCATCCACACAAACATATAGTGAGTAGGGAACATCACCAAGTACCCAACAATGGCGAAAGAAGAAGAGGTGATTCTACTTGATTTCTGGGCGAGCATGTTTGGGATGAGGGCCAGGATAGCACTTGCTGAAAAGGGTGTTTCATATGAATACAGAGAAGAAGATTTGAAGAACAAGAGTCAGCTTCTCTTGGAGATGAACCCGATTCACAAGAAAATTCCAGTTCTCATCCACAACGGCAAACCGATCTGCGAGTCTCGCATCATCGTTGAATATATCGATGAAGTCTGGAACGATAAAGCTCCATTGTTTCCTTCTGATACTTATGCCAAAGCGTGCGCGAGGTTTTGGACTGACTTTATTGATAAAAAGGTAACCTTTGACTTTTCTTGATTTTCGTATGATTTATTTTTACGATCCTATTTACGGGGGTTTGATAATGGTTTATGGTTCAGATTTGGATTCTTGTTGATTTACCCTCCAAATTAATTGGAAATATTTTGATTTTGGTTGTCTCAAATCAGTTGAAACTGTGTTTCGAATAGTTTCAAGCCAGATCTACCTATTTCATCGTAGTTGCACAAAAGTTTTAGGATTATGTGGCGATTTGTAGTGATTCTTAAATCTTTTATTTATTACTTCCAGAAGTCAAACCCTGGTTTATGAAAATGCAGGTATACCTAAATGGGAGAAATTTGCTGTTCAAAGCAGAAGGGGAAGAACATGAGGCATCCAAGAAAGAGTTCATCGATTCCCTTAAACTGATTGAAGGAGAGCTTGGAGAGAAGCCTTACTTCGGAGGTGAGAGTTTTGGGTACCTTGATGTGTCTTTGATCCCATTTTATACATGGTTTCATTCCTATGAAATCTATGGGAAATTGAACATAGAACAAGAGTGCCCAAAATTGATTGGTTGGGTTAAAAGATGCATTCAGAAGGAGAGCGTGTCTAATGTTCTTCCTGAGTCGGTAAAGGTCCTTGGCTTTGTTCAACAGGCGAGGAAGAGATTGGGACTTGACGAGTAGAAGAACTTTGAGCTAATAAATTACCAATATGTTGTTGAACTAATTTGGCTTTCATGACAGAAAACACTTGGATGTGTTTGTCTGTATAAAActctaaataaaaaaaagttgtatTTTCAGATATATTCCTTGCTATCTTTACCTTTTGCTATGTGTGTCTTCTACATATTTGTACTATACAGAAGCTGATGTTGGGGAATATAAAGTTCTATGTAGTCCAAAGGTTGGAACCATCAGAAATCTACTGAAtataaacttatatgtcaagatatAAGCAATAACACATTTGGTAGCTATTGGAAGTTtaagataaataaatatatagGGAGAAGGGATATGGTGTTCAATTTAACATcctttctatatgaaatgttttatgAAATCTTTGTACTGATCTGTGGGTTTTTAGCATCCGCCATATTCAGTGGTGGTGTTTGATCAAAAAGAAGATGATTAAAGTATTATATGATTGCTAtgtttttaatgttattttaatcCACTTAAACATATTTTCTTTAATTAATACTTTTCGGTGGAAATGTTTAATTGCATTTTTAGTAAACTATAGTATTAATTagttaaataatatatatttaaatttaaaatgtgattaaaaaaTAAGCTAAAATGTTATTGAAAGAATGTGATAAAATATAGTATAAGAGTATATTACATGAATCATTCTTCATCTTCATGTAGGTATCAATAGGGATGAACATGAGTCGGTTTGGGTCGGCTTTTGGCTAAAATCAAACCAAACCATAAAAAGTCGGTTTTTCAGTTTTTAAAGTCATATAGGTTCGGTGTTTACATGGTTTTTCGGTTTTCCGGGTTGGGTTTATGGGTGTTCGGTTTTAAACCGTGGATTTATGTactccgttttttttttttgtttctagtTTTTGGTTCAAACGCAGTGAAAGTATTGCGATAAATAGTATTGTATCTACTTTAAATATACTAAAATAAATAGTATGAATTTTAGTATTCTAAAAGCATAAAAGTGTTCAAAAGATCAAAGTTTAACACCATTAATATTTTgttgaaaataaacataaagtaCTAAAGGGATAAAGTTTAAAGTCTAAAActaaaagtttaaaacataataattaatatatatgtgGGTCGGTTTGGTTTTTATGGGCGGGTTTGTACgtcaaaaccaaaccaaaccgtTATTTTTCGGTTTTTGTAAAATTCAAACTTAAACCGTCGGCTATTGCTTTGGTTTTGGTTTTCGGTTTCAATTATTTTGGTTTTTTTTCGGTTTTTCGATTTTCAGTTCGGTTTTTGCTCATCCCTAGGTATCAAAAAAATGTTTAgtctttattttcaaaaattaacctGGACGGTTCCTTGTTAGTTTAAAAGTTATACGCTTCATCCCTACCGAAATGAAATGACTATATTAtccttatttatttaaattttcatttatttattatgACCCcattaaaattgtttaaaaattaGGCAGGTCCAACTATCCCACACCTTAATGTCCTTAGCCATCGACGACCACCTCCATTTAAGACCTTCACCCTTCACTGTCCACAATGACCACCTCCGGGAACAATCATTAATCATCTACATATGATTTCCTTTTAATCAGACTCATGGTTTGTATGATTTCTGATGCGACCTCGATCTAAGACACTTGGTGGAGAATACTTTCTGCTCTGATGTAGTATGTAAGATCACAACAAGAAACAAGGCCGTCAGCCGTTCTCTAGGAGGTGATCCTGGGAAAACACTCTGACGGTCATGTTAGTATCTTATATGAGAATGAGAGTAAGAGTCTGAGAGAGATAACTTGCCTTCCTGGGAAGTGGAGGAGACCTTTTATACTGAGGCCTCCTGCTAGTCCATACACGACAAAGGCGTCAGACTCGACAGGATCGGGCGCACTGATTGACTAATCATGCTTCTCTTTCTGTCGGAGCTAACGATTTGTTCAGATGGTAATGTTTTGAGCTTACTCCTTGTTTTGTGAATCCGTTGGGCTTGTTATGGAGCGAAGAGTATTATGGACTCGATTCCTGCACGGGCATTCTACTGAGTAAACGCCTGCGGGCGCAAGGCTTTGCTGGGGCGGCCGACTGGGAAGATCCCGGCCCGGTGACCCGCCTTATGGTGTATCTGTCGTGAGTCGTGGCTCATGCCAGGGGACACATTATCAAGTCCCCCAGTCCAGTAGTCGTAGCGTCTGCAGTAGGCTACCTATGATATTCTGGACTTAACTGCTTATACACATGTCGCTTTGGGGTATGCTGGACGTTTCAGTTTTTATGGCAACGTGACCGTCTACTTCGTGTGTCAGTTACGTCAGTCGTTTCAGGGATTTTGAATATCCCGCCTCTTCTCTTTATTATAAAACTTCTCCTATTTCCTTTTATTTCCCATGCATTTTCTAAGCCCTTCCGGTCTCTTCTCTCTGCAACTTCTCTTGTTTTCATGGCTAATCATTCCGACATCGTTCCCACTGCATatgagttcaaaactcttaaagaATCCTACGACTTTTCATCGATTGATGGGGTAGAGTTCCCAGTTTCTGACGCAATGATCTTGttcctccacatcctcctccaatccccccccccccacccacccCTCCGCGCTGGAAAGTTGGTGTTTACCTGAAAAAACCTTTGACATCGGGCTCCGTTTTCCTCTTACGGATTTCCAGGATGAACTTCTATAGAAGCATGGTTACAGTATCCAGATGCTCACTCCAAAAGTCGTGAACAAGATGGTGGCATTTGAGATGATTTGTTGTACTAATGGtgcaacatcccaaaaatacatataactttttttttgaatTCATTCGAAACATACAATACTCATATCAAATCAGTCAAAAGTGTATCATATTAACATGTTATCAGAGTACTCTTTCAATAAAAAAAcatgttatcagagtacaaattcccaaaatctcaaaatgcggaaatcatagggtgattgtaacatcccaaaaatacagataattttttttagtttcatTCAAATCACACGACACTAATATCAAAATAGGAAAAGAGTATCATAATAATAtgatatcagagtacaaattcccaaaaTCACTAAATGGCGGAAAACATAGGGTGATGCGGTGCGATTAGGTCGGGCCCTTTcccttcgaactggaagtaccagaaacataaactgaaaactgtaagtacgaagattagtgagttcccccaaaataccacatactaaacaaacatactgccaagcatatatgggtgcttgcctGCCCATTCAATCTATTTCAACCGAATACTattaagcatatatgggtgcttacTTACCCCTTCGGtgtatttcaaccggatactattAAGCATATCTGAATGCTTACAATCcttttcggtctatttcaactggatactgagtctatttcacccctactactaccgcATAATATCATAACAGAAATCACGGAGTAATCAAGCAAATGCAGGCATAACTGACAgttgtcacaaagacaatcatcacactacatcataaactagtgggccgacattggtgccttagacccactgatACTACGAAGGAAGACTTACCTCAGAATAAAGATATCAAATCGCACTCGGTGGATGACTCGCGAAAACCTCTTCCTAACGCACAAGCATAAAACTCTAATTAGAATTTAGGCCAGACTCCAACTCAAAGGTCCAAACCCTAGTTCTTGACTTAAGGTAAAAAGGGATCCTTTATTCTTGCCTCAATAGGCCTCCCTCCCCcttaaggcccaaatccataaaaatcccaaaaaGGCATCCAAGCCCAACTACAAGGCCTCTAAGGCCCAAGAACCCCCAACATGGTCTTCAGCCCAAAAATGACCTGCTACCATCAGGTGGGTTTGAGGCCGAACTTAAACAAGTCCAAAAGGTCCAATACAAATCGAGCCCAAAATTGTCTAAGCCCACAAACTACGTACACGTGGCGTACATGGCTCGTACGCCCAATATATGCTGATGACCAATCGGAATCGGGCACTGACCCAGTACGCGAAGCATACTTGGCTAGTCAGCTCATACTCATTTCCAAGTCTGAATCCCTTTAGCCATTACgtccaaaacttagatccaaCCTCAAAATAacgtcttaagccataaagttgcaaactttatgctctTGCATGCATGGatagggctcaaaccatgaaTTAAATCCATTAGCACACTTGGATGGTTACTAACACTTCAATGGTTGAATATTAACCACCAAGAtctgatttttatgactcaaaacaCTCCCAAGAGTCCAAAAGGATAGCTCAAATGGATTGGAGTTGCTCATACTCCAAGAAACCAAACTATGGGACCAAAAGATGCCATATTCTACCCTAAAACCTTGATCTAACCTTGTAATGATCGaggttcaaactttataccttcataCTAGGCTCGGTGCACAagatctggatctacaagctcctttttCTCCTTTGCTTCCTCCCAAATTTCATTCTCCTTCAAAACCACCAAAGAACACCACAAACACTCAATGGAAGCTCACAATGCACACAATGAGTCCATGGTTCGAGATTTGCACTAAAAGGGAAGTTGAGATTGAGAGGGTAGAGGACATGAAGGACTTAAGGTATTtgaatagggtgtaaaccctaaaaattagggttttcccctggCTCGATTATGCCCAGCATATGCATGGCTACACCCAACGTACATCAGGGATCCCCCGATGATGCGCATGCAATAAGTATGCCGTGCGTACcaagtgtacgcccaacatactcacaaTCCTCTATCACATTTTATTTGAAATAAACATAGAATGAAACAATAAGTCATACATGGCAACTCGGGTGCTACAGTGATGCGGTGCGATCAAGTCGGACGCTTCCCCTTTGAActagaagtacatgaaacataaactgaaaactgtaagtacaaagtttagtgagttcccccacaatACCCcacaccatacaaacatatatccaAGCATATTCGGGTGCTTacaatccccttcggtctatttaaAACGGATACAATCAAGCATATTTGGatgcttgcaatccccttcggtctatttcaaccagatactgtcaagcatacctgggtgcttgcaatccccttcggtctatttcaaccggataccagctctatttcacccctaccactaccatataatatcataacaaagaatCACATTGTCATCAAGCAAACACAAGCATAACTGACAGTTGTCACAAAGTCAACCATCATACTACAACATAAACTAGTGAGTCAGCATTGGTCCCTTCGACCCACATATAcaatgaaggaaactcacctcagatTGAAAATATCAAATCACACTCAGTGGATGACTCGCGAAATCCTCTCCTTAAGGCACAAGTATAAAACTTTAATTAGAAATTAGGCTAATATTCTAACCCGAAGGTccaaactgttggattaatgtctaagtccataactataattggtaagacttgacccgacccggcatggtccatttaggttgcataccatcatgcacttggatagactataatgagagaaataagacacttatggttattaacatattataagttctagtatattaataataagaataataagattatttaattagtattgatcaagaattaatctaggattaattaagtgatcaaaagaagactaattaaatatatgggttgattgtgtaaatcatccatacttgtatagtgggctaatgctccatggataatcaagttaggctaaaacccataggatggttcatggatgctccatggtgtatttgtacccatggatcatggaaatgaaaggccatgtcaattagggtttacatggtgtaaccctaactatataagcatcttattcttgaccaaaatcggccactagtgtgtgaagtaaaaagggctagccgatttcatgaagtgtagaattctctcaagttattctaagtgttttggtgaattgtgattccatttgaggcttccacactattggggctaggcactcaagcttcataaagactttctacaccaaagaggtatgta includes these proteins:
- the LOC111912450 gene encoding glutathione S-transferase U25, which encodes MAKEEEVILLDFWASMFGMRARIALAEKGVSYEYREEDLKNKSQLLLEMNPIHKKIPVLIHNGKPICESRIIVEYIDEVWNDKAPLFPSDTYAKACARFWTDFIDKKVYLNGRNLLFKAEGEEHEASKKEFIDSLKLIEGELGEKPYFGGESFGYLDVSLIPFYTWFHSYEIYGKLNIEQECPKLIGWVKRCIQKESVSNVLPESVKVLGFVQQARKRLGLDE